The proteins below are encoded in one region of Grus americana isolate bGruAme1 chromosome 25, bGruAme1.mat, whole genome shotgun sequence:
- the RBM15 gene encoding RNA-binding protein 15 — protein sequence MKGKERSPAKAKRSRGGGGGEDSASSSSSARGERSSKKPSGSGGSNGSGGKAAAAAASNESNSGSSRRGPHPDKAGRASSREYEAGAAAAAGGGGSRHGYGGGSGKTAEASRSSSSRGGGGESRAPAAAPSSSSSESGGGGEYKTLKISELGSALSDEAVEDGLFHEFKRFGDVSVKISRLPPGTGAADERVAFVNFRRPEDARAAKHARGRLVLYDRPLKIEAVYVGGAGGSSRRRSSRSPALLDKESPYGTAAIGVAAAAAAVRHPPAGATQRALSPAGSGGALGYRDYRLQQLALGRLPPPPPLPRELERERDYGGFYEARVRPAYGLERVAGVAAAGGFRGGGGGAGVAGEEEISPEDDQRANRTLFLGNLDITVSESDLRRAFDRFGVITEVDIKRPGRGQTSTYGFLKFENLDMAHRAKLAMSGKVLLRNPIKIGYGKATPTTRLWVGGLGPWVPLAALAREFDRFGTIRTIDYRKGDSWAYIQYESLDAAQAACTHMRGFPLGGPDRRLRVDFADTEHRYQQPYLQPLPLPPPAHYELVAEAAAFGAHRGAPPDPLRGARDRTPPLLYRDRDRDLYPETEWVPPPPPVRDRSNRAAAYDPLESLERRRDGWSLERDRGERELGSSSRDQPRKRRLAEDGGRHLDRSPDSERSSSSRKRHCLATTSPPDRSPELLGGRERYSSDPERSSSRLLLLERPSPVRESRRGSLERGQNEKRDRKNSTERERKHRASAAAAAQECKSPAKKDERATEGGGGGSRLKPPPQKQQQDGASQAGGAPKLCLAWQGMLLLKNSNFPSNMHLLQGDLGVASSLLVEGATGGKVAQLKITQRLRLDQPKLDEVNRRIKVAGPNGYAILLAVPGASDGRSAAGAAEATTTSTQRPLRNLVSYLKQKQAAGVISLPVGGNKDKENSGVLHAFPPCDFSQQFLDSTAKALAKSEDDYLVMIIVRGAS from the coding sequence atGAAGGGCAAGGAGCGCTCGCCGGCCAAAGCCAAGCGTTCGCggggcggcggaggcggcgaGGACTCGGCGTCCTCCTCCTCGTCGGCGCGGGGCGAGCGGAGCAGCAAGAAGCCGAGCGGCTCCGGCGGCTCCAACGGCAGCGGCGGGAaagcggcggcagcggcggcctCCAACGAGAGCAACAGCGGGAGCAGCCGGCGCGGCCCGCACCCGGACAAGGCCGGCCGCGCCAGCAGCCGAGAGTACGaggccggggcggcggcggcggcgggcggcgggggcagccGACACGGTtacggcggcggcagcggcaaaACCGCGGAGGCGTcgcggagcagcagcagccgcggCGGTGGGGGTGAGTCCCGTGCGCCGGCGGCAGCCccgtcctcctcttcctccgagtccggcggcggcggggagtACAAGACGCTGAAGATCAGCGAGCTGGGCTCGGCGCTGAGCGACGAGGCGGTGGAGGACGGGCTCTTCCACGAGTTCAAGCGCTTCGGCGATGTGAGCGTCAAAATCAGCCGCCTCCCGCCTGGTACCGGCGCTGCCGACGAACGTGTGGCCTTTGTCAACTTCCGACGGCCCGAGGATGCCCGTGCTGCCAAGCACGCCCGTGGCCGCCTCGTGCTCTACGACCGCCCGCTGAAAATCGAGGCCGTCTACGTTGGGGGTGCTGGAGGGAGCAGCCGGCGACGCAGCAGCCGTTCCCCGGCGCTGCTGGACAAGGAGTCTCCCTATGGCACGGCAGCCATaggggtggcggcggcggcggcggctgtgCGGCATCCTCCGGCTGGGGCGACGCAACGGGCCTTGTCACCCGCCGGTAGCGGCGGGGCCCTGGGTTATCGAGACTACCGGCTGCAGCAGCTCGCCCTGGGCCGCTTGCCACCTCCGCCCCCTCTGCCCAGGGAgttggagagggagagggactACGGGGGTTTCTACGAAGCGCGAGTGCGGCCGGCCTATGGGCTGGAGCGGGTGGCCGGTGTGGCGGCTGCTGGGGGTTTTcgtggaggaggagggggtgcTGGAGTTGCTGGCGAGGAGGAGATCAGCCCCGAGGACGACCAGAGAGCCAACCGCACGTTGTTCCTGGGCAACTTGGACATCACCGTGAGCGAGTCAGATTTACGCCGGGCTTTTGACCGTTTTGGGGTCATCACTGAGGTGGACATCAAAAGGCCGGGGCGTGGGCAGACCAGCACCTATGGTTTTCTTAAATTTGAAAATCTGGACATGGCACATCGGGCCAAGTTGGCCATGTCAGGAAAGGTGCTTCTGCGCAACCCCATCAAGATCGGGTATGGTAAAGCCACTCCGACTACCAGGCTCTGGGTGGGTGGCCTTGGGCCCTGGGTGCCCCTTGCTGCCCTGGCCAGGGAGTTTGATCGGTTTGGCACCATTCGCACTATCGATTACCGCAAAGGTGATTCCTGGGCCTATATCCAGTATGAGAGCTTGGACGCGGCACAGGCAGCGTGCACCCACATGCGTGGTTTTCCCTTGGGTGGGCCAGATCGCCGCCTCCGCGTTGACTTTGCTGACACTGAGCATCGGTACCAGCAGCCCTacctgcagcctctgcccttGCCACCCCCTGCTCATTATGAGCTCGTGGCGGAGGCAGCTGCTTTTGGGGCTCACCGGGGAGCCCCACCTGATCCTCTTCGGGGGGCCCGGGACAGGACGCCACCGTTACTCTATAGAGACCGCGACAGAGACCTTTATCCTGAGACAGagtgggtgccccccccgccccctgtACGGGATAGGAGTAATCGGGCAGCTGCCTATGACCCACTGGAAAGCCTTGAGCGCCGCCGGGATGGTTGGTCCTTGGAGCGGGACCGAGGGGAGAGGGAATTGGGCAGTAGTAGTAGGGATCAGCCTAGGAAACGGAGACTGGCGGAGGATGGAGGCCGGCACTTGGACCGTTCTCCAGATAGCGAACGCTCTTCTTCCTCCCGGAAGCGTCACTGTTTAGCCACAACCTCTCCACCGGACCGCAGCCCTGAGCTCCTTGGAGGGAGGGAGCGTTACAGTAGTGACCCCGAGCGCTCGTCCTCCCGTTTGCTCCTGTTGGAGCGGCCTTCGCCTGTCCGGGAATCGCGCAGGGGCAGCCTGGAACGGGGCCAGAATGAAAAGCGCGACCGCAAGAATTCCACCGAACGGGAGCGGAAACATCGCGCTTCTGCGGCAGCTGCTGCGCAGGAATGCAAAAGTCCAGCCAAAAAGGATGAACGTGCTACGGAAGGAGGTGGTGGAGGCTCCCGCCTCAAACCTCCTcctcagaaacagcagcaggacGGAGCGTCACAGGCCGGGGGAGCCCCCAAGCTGTGCTTGGCTTGGCAGGGGATGCTTCTGCTGAAGAACAGCAACTTCCCGTCCAATATGCATCTGCTTCAGGGGGACCTCGGTGTTGCCAGCAGTCTCCTCGTGGAGGGAGCGACTGGTGGGAAAGTAGCTCAGCTCAAGATCACTCAACGTCTTCGTCTGGACCAGCCCAAGCTGGACGAGGTCAATCGTCGCATCAAAGTGGCGGGTCCCAACGGCTACGCCATCCTTTTGGCCGTGCCTGGCGCATCGGACGGCCGCTCCGCAGCTGGAGCTGCCGAggccaccaccacctccacccaGAGGCCACTCAGGAATCTGGTGTCCTATCTAAAGCAAAAGCAGGCTGCTGGGGTGATCAGCCTCCCTGTGGGGGGTAACAAAGACAAGGAGAACAGCGGGGTCCTGCACGCCTTTCCACCCTGCGATTTCTCCCAGCAGTTTCTTGACTCCACAGCCAAGGCGTTGGCCAAATCAGAGGATGACTATCTGGTCATGATCATTGTCCGTGGGGCGTCCTAA